Proteins co-encoded in one Vibrio fortis genomic window:
- the mrcB gene encoding penicillin-binding protein 1B, protein MMIKMFTPKKGPAKKAPAKKSPATKSPQTKAKPRKPRVSAKKRTTGKRGKANRGWLKMLWGFAWKAGLAVAAILLFVGIYLDTVVKQRFEGQLFELPTVVYARVLDLSPGTPISIQQVRNELDVLNYRKVNAPRHPGEYSSSSTKIELIRRPFEFVDGPEADRHVMLHFNDNELTRIQSLEKKGDMGYLRIEPKMLGMLEKSNDEQRLFLKRNQFPEVMVDALLVTEDRDFYQHDGVSPLAIARAMVVNVKAGRTVQGGSTLTQQLAKNLFLSSERTLWRKIREAYIALILDYRYSKDEILEAYLNEVYLGQNGGEAIHGFGLASRLYFGQPIQELRIDQLALLVGMVKGPSYYNPVRYPERAKTRRDLVLRLMMQQDILSASQYEAAASRDLDIQDNPRIASRQPAYFQQVNVELKKFVGDRFEAQKGLRVFTSLDPVSQQELERSIARKVPQLAKTAGDKLEAAAIAVDRNTGEIRAMVGGKRTGYDGFNRALNASRPIGSLVKPAVYLTALQQPDKYTLATTLMDTPLSLKGSKGSVWSPRNFDRKFRGEVPLYVALSKSYNVPTVRLGMQLGIDSVSNIIEKLGVDKNEIRPVPSMFLGSFSLTPFQVAQMYQTITNSGRKAPLSALRSVVDSDGEVLYQSIPRVSQSVEQQAAWLTTYAMKRGVSEGTGRFLQSQFAWAGLAGKTGTSNDSRDSWFVGVDGREVTTIWLGRDDNKPTKLTGSSGALRVYADYLKQRGPEVLRLPWPNGIATANFVNTNSGALEFNCDGPVKLPVWDERGDIKKGCESQPKQWLKKLFEW, encoded by the coding sequence ATGATGATAAAGATGTTTACACCCAAAAAGGGGCCAGCAAAAAAGGCACCTGCTAAAAAATCACCGGCAACCAAGTCGCCTCAAACCAAAGCAAAACCGAGAAAGCCAAGAGTATCAGCTAAAAAACGAACGACGGGTAAGCGCGGTAAAGCGAATCGTGGTTGGTTGAAGATGCTGTGGGGCTTTGCTTGGAAAGCTGGCCTTGCCGTTGCTGCGATCCTGCTTTTTGTTGGTATCTATCTCGATACCGTGGTGAAACAACGTTTTGAAGGGCAGCTTTTCGAGCTACCGACCGTGGTCTATGCTCGTGTGCTCGATTTATCACCGGGCACACCGATTAGCATTCAGCAGGTACGCAATGAGCTTGATGTACTCAACTACCGTAAGGTCAATGCGCCTCGCCATCCTGGTGAGTACTCTTCATCTTCCACCAAAATTGAGTTGATTCGTCGTCCATTCGAATTCGTTGATGGCCCAGAGGCAGACCGTCATGTGATGCTTCACTTCAATGACAATGAGCTCACGCGTATTCAGTCTCTCGAAAAGAAAGGCGATATGGGCTATCTACGTATCGAACCTAAGATGCTGGGGATGCTTGAAAAAAGTAACGATGAACAACGTCTTTTCTTGAAACGTAACCAATTCCCCGAGGTGATGGTTGATGCGTTGCTGGTTACCGAAGACCGAGATTTCTACCAACACGACGGTGTATCGCCACTAGCTATCGCTCGTGCGATGGTCGTCAACGTTAAGGCTGGTCGCACGGTGCAGGGCGGGAGTACCTTGACCCAGCAATTGGCGAAAAACCTATTCCTCTCTAGTGAGCGAACGCTTTGGCGTAAGATTCGTGAAGCCTACATCGCGTTGATTTTGGATTATCGTTACAGCAAAGATGAGATTTTAGAGGCTTACTTGAATGAGGTTTACCTTGGGCAGAACGGTGGTGAAGCGATCCACGGCTTTGGCTTGGCATCTCGCCTCTATTTTGGGCAACCAATCCAAGAGCTGAGAATCGATCAGCTGGCATTGCTGGTGGGCATGGTGAAAGGGCCATCTTATTACAACCCTGTGCGCTACCCAGAGCGAGCTAAAACACGACGTGACTTGGTGTTACGCCTCATGATGCAGCAAGACATCTTGAGTGCCAGCCAGTACGAGGCCGCAGCCAGTCGAGATCTTGATATTCAAGATAACCCACGTATTGCTAGCCGTCAGCCTGCCTATTTCCAGCAAGTGAATGTCGAGTTGAAGAAGTTTGTTGGCGACCGATTTGAGGCGCAGAAGGGGTTACGGGTGTTTACCTCGCTAGATCCAGTGTCGCAACAAGAGCTTGAACGCTCCATTGCTCGAAAGGTGCCTCAATTGGCTAAAACTGCAGGGGACAAACTTGAGGCCGCAGCGATTGCGGTTGATCGTAACACCGGTGAGATCAGGGCTATGGTCGGTGGTAAGCGTACTGGTTACGACGGCTTTAATCGCGCACTCAATGCTAGCCGCCCGATTGGTTCATTGGTCAAGCCTGCGGTGTACCTGACAGCGCTTCAGCAGCCAGACAAATACACGCTTGCGACAACCTTGATGGACACGCCTTTAAGTTTGAAAGGCAGCAAGGGCAGTGTATGGAGCCCAAGAAACTTTGATCGCAAATTTCGTGGTGAAGTGCCTTTATATGTAGCGCTATCAAAATCTTATAACGTGCCTACGGTTCGCTTAGGAATGCAACTTGGCATTGATTCCGTGTCCAATATCATCGAAAAGCTAGGGGTGGATAAAAATGAGATTCGCCCAGTACCATCGATGTTCTTAGGCTCGTTTTCTCTCACGCCGTTCCAAGTCGCACAGATGTATCAGACGATCACTAACTCAGGTAGGAAAGCGCCCCTTTCGGCGTTACGCTCAGTGGTAGACAGTGATGGTGAAGTTCTTTATCAATCAATACCTCGCGTGTCACAAAGTGTTGAACAACAGGCAGCATGGTTAACGACTTATGCGATGAAACGCGGCGTTTCGGAAGGTACGGGTCGATTCCTACAGAGTCAGTTCGCTTGGGCTGGATTAGCGGGTAAAACGGGTACCAGTAACGATAGCCGCGATAGTTGGTTTGTTGGCGTCGATGGGCGAGAGGTAACCACAATTTGGCTCGGGCGTGATGACAACAAGCCGACCAAGCTGACCGGCTCTAGCGGTGCTCTTCGTGTTTATGCGGATTACCTTAAGCAACGAGGCCCAGAAGTACTTCGTTTGCCGTGGCCTAATGGTATTGCTACGGCCAACTTCGTGAATACTAACTCTGGTGCACTAGAGTTTAATTGCGACGGCCCGGTGAAGTTACCCGTTTGGGATGAACGTGGCGACATTAAAAAGGGATGTGAAAGCCAACCAAAACAGTGGCTAAAGAAGCTTTTTGAGTGGTAA
- the hrpB gene encoding ATP-dependent helicase HrpB, with the protein MPELLSGVRSHSQVILKAAPGAGKSTFFPLQLVKSQVVSGKIVMLEPRRLAARNIASYLAEQLDEKVGETIGFRVRGENKTSSKTRLEIVTEGIMTRMIQSDPELTGVDMVIFDEFHERSIHADTSLAFSLEIQEALRDDLKIVVMSATLEQSTLQALLPEAEYIESQGRSFPVEYRYQPLTANDYLPAKMAATIESLIEKEQGSLLAFLPGVSAIKQVQERLQHLSGNVDVFPLYGQLTFAQQQQAIAPAKRGQRKVVLATNIAETSLTIEGIRLVVDSGLERVAKFDLKTGVTKLEQVKISQSSAEQRAGRAGRIEEGLCVRLYSEAQLQQQPLVPVPEILHSDLSSLRAELVQWGAASADELQWLDVPPQAALAQASSLLQQLGLLDHSRQFTAQGKQAQQLGLDPRIASMLIKAKQHSNDLLNAAIAAAALIEEPERNISDLQHSLYRLKQGKHTRNRYISQRAQALAAKLKHKFDLQTVDESHLSLALCLAFPDRIAQSRGKQNHQFLLANGHGAEVRDDDPLADSNYLVVIDLMRSAGRSSQVFLATAVDILSLEEHFPDMFTARDYVDWDDKRGCLVAEQRVCFGQLVINSKALPEPDSDQISDALLNYVKRKGLKILNWTPAATQLQARILCAAQWLPEHEWPKADEQSLLNHIEDWLTPYLNGVKSAKRLQSVNLEQALMAYLGWPLNQEIDQWLPTHYVMPTGSKKAVRYQENAEPVISVRMQEVFGEQDSPLIAQGRKKVVLELLSPAQRPLQITQDLAGFWAGAYKEVQKEMKGRYPKHPWPDDPANHVATTKTKRQLNR; encoded by the coding sequence ATGCCAGAGTTGCTCTCCGGCGTTCGTTCCCATTCTCAAGTAATCCTCAAAGCGGCCCCAGGTGCTGGCAAATCTACGTTCTTTCCATTACAGCTGGTTAAGTCTCAGGTAGTGAGTGGCAAGATAGTCATGCTGGAACCAAGGCGCCTTGCTGCGCGCAATATTGCCAGTTATTTGGCTGAACAGTTGGATGAAAAAGTGGGGGAGACGATTGGCTTTAGGGTTCGTGGTGAGAATAAAACCAGCAGTAAAACTCGTTTAGAGATTGTCACTGAGGGGATCATGACGCGCATGATTCAAAGCGACCCGGAGCTCACAGGCGTTGATATGGTGATCTTTGATGAGTTCCATGAACGCAGTATTCATGCTGATACTTCTTTGGCCTTTAGTCTGGAGATCCAAGAAGCGCTCAGGGATGACCTCAAGATTGTTGTGATGTCTGCGACACTCGAACAATCGACGCTACAAGCTCTATTACCAGAGGCCGAATATATTGAATCACAGGGGCGCTCGTTCCCTGTGGAGTATCGTTACCAACCATTAACGGCCAATGATTATTTGCCCGCGAAAATGGCCGCAACTATCGAATCTTTGATTGAGAAAGAGCAAGGTTCACTGTTGGCTTTTCTGCCGGGCGTCTCGGCTATCAAGCAAGTTCAAGAACGGTTGCAACATTTGAGCGGGAATGTCGATGTTTTCCCGCTGTATGGTCAGCTCACTTTTGCTCAGCAGCAGCAAGCCATAGCTCCTGCCAAGCGAGGTCAGCGCAAAGTTGTGCTGGCGACCAACATTGCGGAGACCTCATTGACCATTGAAGGGATTCGTTTAGTGGTCGATTCTGGACTTGAGCGTGTGGCGAAATTTGATTTGAAAACGGGTGTAACGAAACTTGAGCAGGTCAAAATTTCTCAATCGTCTGCCGAGCAGCGAGCGGGCCGTGCCGGACGTATAGAAGAAGGATTGTGTGTGCGTTTGTACAGTGAAGCTCAGCTGCAACAACAGCCTTTGGTTCCAGTCCCTGAAATTCTTCATTCCGACTTATCTTCGCTACGGGCTGAGCTGGTTCAGTGGGGAGCAGCAAGTGCTGATGAGCTGCAATGGCTCGACGTTCCACCTCAAGCTGCTTTGGCACAGGCGAGCAGTTTGTTGCAGCAATTGGGGCTTTTGGATCATAGTAGGCAATTTACTGCGCAAGGTAAGCAAGCGCAGCAACTTGGGTTGGATCCTCGTATTGCGAGCATGCTGATTAAAGCCAAACAGCACAGTAATGACTTGCTGAATGCGGCGATTGCTGCGGCGGCACTGATTGAAGAACCAGAGCGCAATATCTCTGATCTGCAGCACTCCCTATACCGCCTCAAACAAGGAAAGCACACCAGAAACCGCTATATCTCCCAAAGAGCGCAAGCGCTAGCTGCGAAGTTAAAACACAAATTTGACTTGCAGACTGTTGATGAGTCCCACCTGTCTTTGGCATTGTGTTTGGCGTTTCCTGATCGGATCGCACAATCACGCGGTAAGCAGAATCATCAGTTCTTGCTTGCCAATGGTCATGGTGCTGAGGTGCGCGATGACGATCCTCTTGCTGATAGCAACTACTTAGTAGTGATTGATTTGATGAGAAGTGCGGGTCGTTCTAGTCAAGTATTCTTAGCCACCGCTGTGGATATATTGAGTCTAGAAGAGCATTTCCCAGATATGTTTACAGCTCGTGATTATGTTGACTGGGACGATAAACGAGGGTGTCTAGTGGCAGAGCAACGTGTGTGTTTTGGCCAGCTTGTTATTAACAGTAAGGCACTGCCAGAGCCAGATAGTGATCAAATCAGTGATGCTCTACTTAACTACGTAAAGCGCAAAGGCCTGAAAATATTGAACTGGACACCAGCTGCAACACAGCTTCAAGCTCGAATTCTTTGTGCGGCGCAGTGGTTGCCAGAGCATGAGTGGCCTAAAGCTGACGAACAAAGCTTGTTGAATCATATAGAGGATTGGCTAACACCGTACCTCAATGGCGTGAAGTCGGCGAAGAGGTTACAAAGTGTCAACCTTGAGCAGGCTTTGATGGCGTATCTGGGGTGGCCGCTCAACCAAGAGATCGACCAATGGTTGCCAACACACTATGTGATGCCAACGGGCAGTAAGAAAGCTGTTCGTTATCAAGAAAATGCAGAACCTGTGATATCAGTTCGAATGCAGGAAGTGTTTGGTGAGCAAGACTCTCCTTTGATCGCTCAAGGGCGTAAAAAAGTTGTGCTTGAGTTACTCTCCCCAGCACAAAGGCCACTGCAGATCACGCAAGACTTAGCCGGTTTTTGGGCTGGGGCTTACAAAGAAGTTCAGAAAGAGATGAAAGGTCGATACCCTAAACACCCGTGGCCGGATGATCCGGCGAATCATGTTGCGACGACCAAAACCAAACGACAGTTGAATCGATGA
- the sfsA gene encoding DNA/RNA nuclease SfsA encodes MHFDPPLESATLIKRYKRFLTDIKLPDGSERTIHCANTGAMTGCAEPGNIVWYSTSDNPKRKYPNSWEISETAQGDRICVNTARANQLAVEAIQNGAIVELSGYQTLRTEVKYGSENSRIDILLEDEAKADCYIEVKSVTLLADDPSVEKGQGYFPDAVTTRGQKHLRELTEMAESGQRAVLLFTVLHSGIEKVSAAHHIDAKYSLLLKQAQDAGVEVLCYKAELNNTQMELNQAVEFIA; translated from the coding sequence ATGCACTTCGATCCTCCTTTAGAGTCTGCGACTCTTATAAAACGCTACAAACGTTTCCTAACAGATATCAAACTTCCTGACGGCAGTGAACGTACTATCCACTGTGCGAACACTGGCGCGATGACAGGCTGTGCTGAACCAGGAAATATCGTGTGGTACTCGACCTCTGACAACCCCAAGCGAAAATACCCAAACAGCTGGGAGATCTCAGAAACAGCACAAGGCGATCGAATTTGTGTGAACACTGCCCGCGCTAACCAATTGGCAGTGGAAGCGATTCAAAATGGCGCTATAGTTGAACTTTCAGGTTATCAAACGCTGCGTACCGAAGTGAAATATGGCAGTGAGAATAGCCGGATAGACATTTTGCTCGAGGATGAAGCCAAAGCGGATTGCTATATAGAGGTGAAAAGCGTCACTCTATTAGCGGATGACCCAAGTGTTGAAAAGGGACAAGGCTACTTCCCAGATGCTGTCACCACACGTGGTCAGAAGCATCTGCGTGAACTCACAGAAATGGCAGAATCTGGTCAAAGAGCAGTACTTTTATTCACTGTTTTACATTCAGGTATTGAAAAAGTCTCAGCGGCACACCATATAGACGCCAAATATTCATTATTACTAAAACAAGCACAAGACGCTGGTGTTGAAGTTCTCTGTTACAAAGCGGAACTCAACAATACTCAAATGGAATTGAATCAAGCGGTTGAATTCATCGCTTGA
- the dksA gene encoding RNA polymerase-binding protein DksA, with the protein MPESKKKALGILAIAGVEPYQEKPGEEYMSPEQMAHFTKILEAWRNQLREEVDRTVHHMQDEAANFPDPVDRASQEEEFSLELRNRDRERRLIKKIEKTLDKIEEDDFGFCDSCGIEIGIRRLEARPTADLCIDCKTLAEIKEKQMQG; encoded by the coding sequence ATGCCAGAATCTAAGAAAAAAGCGCTAGGCATCCTAGCAATCGCAGGTGTTGAACCATACCAAGAAAAGCCAGGTGAAGAGTACATGTCACCTGAGCAAATGGCTCATTTTACAAAGATTTTAGAAGCTTGGCGCAACCAGCTCAGGGAAGAAGTTGATCGTACTGTTCACCATATGCAGGACGAGGCAGCAAATTTCCCAGACCCAGTTGACCGCGCTTCTCAAGAAGAAGAGTTCAGCCTAGAGCTACGTAACCGTGACCGTGAACGTCGTCTAATCAAGAAAATTGAGAAGACACTAGACAAGATCGAAGAAGACGATTTCGGCTTCTGTGACTCTTGTGGTATCGAAATCGGTATTCGTCGTCTTGAAGCTCGCCCGACTGCAGATCTTTGTATCGACTGTAAAACACTTGCAGAAATCAAAGAGAAACAGATGCAAGGCTAA
- the gluQRS gene encoding tRNA glutamyl-Q(34) synthetase GluQRS encodes MSYIGRFAPSPSGPLHFGSLVAALGSYFQAKSQQGQWLVRMEDLDPPREMPGAADLILKTLETYQLHWDGEVIYQSHRHPVYQAQIEQWLTEQQAYYCECTRKQIKALGGFYNGHCRHADLDDNGERAVRLVMNHPVESFEDIRHGTMTIPAELAKEDFIIKRRDGLFAYNLAVVLDDIAQGVTEVVRGADLIEPTGRQISLYKALKQPHVSYLHLPLATDATGNKLSKQNHAKGIDLDNPKPALLSAMRFLGFSLPRDIEQGSLSEILAWGCQHWHINQLPDTLHKEHLD; translated from the coding sequence ATGAGTTATATCGGGCGCTTTGCACCTTCTCCTTCTGGCCCTCTTCACTTTGGTTCGCTAGTGGCCGCACTCGGCAGTTACTTCCAAGCTAAGTCACAACAAGGGCAATGGCTAGTTCGCATGGAGGATCTTGATCCACCACGTGAAATGCCGGGAGCAGCCGATCTTATATTAAAAACTTTAGAGACTTACCAGTTGCATTGGGATGGCGAAGTCATATACCAGAGTCATCGACATCCAGTTTACCAAGCGCAGATTGAACAGTGGCTTACTGAGCAGCAAGCCTACTACTGCGAGTGTACCCGCAAGCAGATAAAAGCGCTCGGTGGCTTCTATAACGGTCATTGTCGCCATGCCGATCTAGACGATAATGGTGAGCGTGCAGTGCGCTTAGTCATGAATCACCCTGTAGAGTCGTTTGAAGACATTCGCCACGGCACCATGACGATTCCAGCCGAACTCGCCAAAGAAGACTTTATTATTAAACGTCGCGATGGCTTGTTCGCCTACAACCTTGCTGTGGTATTAGATGATATCGCTCAGGGAGTAACAGAAGTAGTAAGAGGCGCCGACTTAATTGAGCCAACAGGCCGCCAGATCAGCCTGTATAAAGCTCTAAAGCAGCCGCATGTGAGTTATCTTCACCTGCCTTTGGCTACCGATGCCACAGGTAACAAGCTCTCAAAGCAGAATCACGCTAAAGGGATTGATCTAGATAACCCAAAACCAGCACTACTGAGCGCGATGCGCTTTCTCGGTTTCAGTTTACCTCGCGATATTGAGCAGGGGTCTTTAAGCGAGATTTTAGCTTGGGGGTGCCAGCATTGGCATATCAATCAGCTCCCCGATACACTGCATAAAGAGCACCTTGATTGA